A region of the Clostridium estertheticum subsp. estertheticum genome:
TCAAATAGTAAAAGATGATGGGTATGAACATGACACTAGTGCAATTAGCAGTCTAGTCGTACCAATAAAGGGTACTAATAATACATATAAACCTGGAGGAAAAATTACGAAAGTGCTATTTAACAACATTCCAATACTGAGTAATGGGCATTATGTTATCCTTAATAATAACGACTTCCAAAATATAAGAACTAATTCTAAACAAAATGATGTAGGCACAATTAAGCTTATGAATTTTAATGATTGGTATAAAACTAAAGAGGTTTTAGATGAGCTGAAAAGTAATTTGGAGACAAGTAATAGAAAAAATAAAACTTTTTTTGAAAATATAAATGACGATATTAAATGGTTTAAACCCGCATCAAGAATAGCTGATTATTTGGATCAGAAGCAATCAGGGTCATATTCATTATTTTTATGTAGCTTTGTTGGAATACTTTTTTTCCTATCGTCAGTGGTAATGTTGCATTTTAAACTTTTGACAGAGTATGATAATGAAAAGATAAAATATAAAAAACTATATAAAATAGGAATTACTGACAATGAGGTAGCTAAACTTATTTCAAAAGAGTTAAAAGTGTTATTTTTTGTGCCGTACATATTATCATTTTTTGTATCAGCTTTTTATAGCTACCACTTGCCAGTTAAACAAGGAGGTCAGATGGTTACGCTAATGTATTCTCTTATAATTAGTCTTATATATTTTTGCTTTCAAATAGTATTTTATTTAGTTTATAATAAGATGTATGTAAAAAGATTAATTCAGGATTTAGAAAAACAAAAATGAATTTAGGTGGAATTCTTAAAAATAACAATAAAAAAAAATCAGACTTTTAATTCTGATCTTTTTTTATTGTTATCTATATAAGTTTTTTATTAAATATATTGGTTAAATCTAAATTTTCTACTTTCGATTTAATCTCATTCTTATCAAGAGTATAAAGTCCTAGTTCCTTCATTCTTTTAAAATACTCTGCTCCTGCAAAGGTATATCTGTTTTTTCTTCCTTCACTAGTTTGCATTTTTTCATTTGCGTAAGCTATTATATCACCTACAGCTAGGGTTCTTGGTAATATTAGTGGAGGCAGTCCTAAGCAATTTTTTACGGCGTTGTATCCAGCCAAAGCTCCTGTTGCCATCGCTTCAGTGTGGCCTATAAATAGACCTGATTTCTCTCCAGCGCAAAACAAATTATCTAAATCGTTAACCTTCATACTGTCATCTCTTGGAGCTATGGACACATATCTGATGGAGTTTCCTATTCCACCTGCATATGGGTCTACGTATTTTGCATTCTCAAATCCTTTGATTTTTCTCAGTTTTTCTAATGGATAATAGGGGGTCATAAGCTTTACGTCACCGGTATCTATAAGAATTAAATTTTCAGCAAATTCTTTTAGGGCATATTGCTGACATACCTTTAGCTTAAGTTTATCTAAATTTACATCTTCTTTTGGAACCTTTACAATAAGCACGCCTGTCGCATCCAATTGTTCAACAATATCATTAGCTAATGAACCCTTAGCTAGTTTGCCAGAACCACTAAATGCACCATATACACCCTCT
Encoded here:
- a CDS encoding FAD-dependent oxidoreductase — its product is MKVIVIGGGWSGCMAAITAKKAGAEVALYEKTDMLLGLGNVGGIMRNNGRYTAAEELIALGTGEFIHVTDENTKHKNIDFPGHKNAWLYDVNKIEPAVGRYLKAMDIEVNMITRVVNIKKEDNKIKGIYLSDKSYVAADAFIETTGSAGPMNNCLKYGNGCAMCILRCPAFGGRVSISSKAGIEDLKGEREEEGVYGAFSGSGKLAKGSLANDIVEQLDATGVLIVKVPKEDVNLDKLKLKVCQQYALKEFAENLILIDTGDVKLMTPYYPLEKLRKIKGFENAKYVDPYAGGIGNSIRYVSIAPRDDSMKVNDLDNLFCAGEKSGLFIGHTEAMATGALAGYNAVKNCLGLPPLILPRTLAVGDIIAYANEKMQTSEGRKNRYTFAGAEYFKRMKELGLYTLDKNEIKSKVENLDLTNIFNKKLI